The Methylomicrobium lacus LW14 genome window below encodes:
- a CDS encoding histidine kinase translates to MSLRYQINIRILFSSVCILLLGGSIAVWQARQAVNEEIDASVSLAAQLIRFGFSQTQFNEADWLRGINSLKATRHLHIQLQTPSGQILNVPHTAPGDAGEELPPQWFIALVGGKYSQTEQPIVTADGKQFILLIQANPLDEITEVWAESVAFFISLSVLTLLTFLAVHFAFSKALNSIAIIVNALENIEKGRYLQKLPEFSTLEYDSIAKAINHMTDELRKAQQENRALTQHSLEIQEDERQRLAQELHDELGQSLTAIKVMAVTAAHQKADIQQTTEAIVSISDHLMTVVRSMMHQLHPLVLTELGLKAAVEDLLGHWASRHPELHLSLDCTDCVDALNQKVTIQIFRVVQECLTNIVRHAEASQASITLQIVQDPEERLKLEVSDNGQGCADGNIKSGFGLLGMRERIQSLGGEFSIDTRPQHGMRIVASIPLAR, encoded by the coding sequence ATGAGCTTACGTTATCAAATCAATATCAGAATCCTGTTTTCGTCCGTATGTATTTTGCTGCTCGGCGGCAGCATTGCGGTCTGGCAGGCGCGGCAGGCGGTCAATGAGGAAATCGATGCCTCGGTCAGTTTGGCGGCGCAACTGATTCGCTTCGGCTTTTCGCAAACGCAGTTCAACGAGGCCGACTGGCTGCGCGGCATCAATTCGTTAAAAGCAACGCGCCACCTGCATATTCAACTGCAAACGCCCTCCGGGCAGATTCTGAACGTGCCCCATACTGCGCCGGGCGATGCCGGCGAGGAACTGCCGCCGCAATGGTTTATCGCCTTGGTCGGCGGTAAATATAGCCAAACCGAACAGCCGATCGTGACCGCGGACGGTAAGCAGTTTATTTTGCTGATCCAGGCCAATCCGCTCGATGAAATTACCGAAGTCTGGGCGGAAAGCGTCGCGTTTTTCATCTCGCTGTCGGTGCTGACGCTGCTGACTTTTTTGGCGGTGCATTTCGCTTTCAGCAAGGCCTTGAACTCGATAGCGATCATCGTGAATGCGCTGGAGAACATCGAAAAAGGGCGCTACCTGCAAAAATTGCCGGAGTTTTCGACCCTCGAATATGACAGCATCGCGAAGGCGATCAATCACATGACCGACGAACTCCGCAAGGCGCAGCAGGAAAACCGGGCCTTGACCCAGCATTCCTTGGAAATACAGGAAGACGAGCGGCAACGCTTGGCTCAGGAGCTGCACGATGAATTGGGGCAATCGCTGACCGCGATCAAGGTGATGGCGGTCACCGCGGCGCACCAAAAAGCCGACATCCAGCAAACCACCGAGGCGATCGTAAGTATCTCCGATCATTTGATGACCGTGGTGCGTTCGATGATGCACCAGTTGCATCCTCTGGTCTTGACCGAGCTGGGCCTGAAGGCGGCGGTCGAGGATTTGCTGGGGCATTGGGCTTCCAGGCATCCGGAATTGCACCTGAGCCTCGATTGCACCGATTGCGTGGATGCCTTAAATCAGAAAGTCACCATTCAGATTTTCCGGGTCGTGCAGGAATGTCTGACCAATATCGTACGCCATGCGGAGGCCAGTCAGGCATCGATCACGCTGCAAATAGTTCAAGATCCGGAAGAGCGGCTCAAGCTGGAGGTGAGCGATAACGGCCAGGGCTGCGCCGACGGCAACATCAAAAGCGGTTTCGGCCTGTTGGGGATGCGGGAGCGCATCCAAAGTTTGGGTGGGGAGTTCAGCATCGACACCCGGCCGCAACACGGGATGCGTATCGTCGCGAGCATCCCGCTGGCGCGCTAA
- a CDS encoding SMP-30/gluconolactonase/LRE family protein produces the protein MRFEINAAVLLSVLQFLTPAPSLADADAVDYTPQSVTFFDANQFQLPESVTMDGAGNFYFSMANTIQKLTPDGQLSQFVELPIPPSSFALGVKFGPDGYLYAGSGSFDPADNASYVFRIDGTGEATPLAHLDPNGFPNDLAFDGEGNTYVTDPFNGQIWKVDPNGQYEVWLQHPLLEGDHDNPVLVGHWFGADGIAFDKEKSNLYIGNIDSGAIIRIPVLPNGEAGTPNVWVQDDRLKGNDGLAFDKSGNLYVAVNGQDALAVIDQDGHLSTLAQGTPLDGPSSLVFGKKADDKKTLYIASFAISRALGAQQGAPHPNLSKIEVNIGGLPIP, from the coding sequence ATGCGATTCGAAATCAACGCTGCTGTTTTGCTTTCCGTTTTACAATTCCTCACTCCAGCGCCATCCTTGGCCGATGCTGACGCTGTGGATTACACCCCTCAAAGCGTGACCTTCTTCGACGCTAACCAGTTTCAATTACCGGAATCGGTTACCATGGACGGGGCCGGTAATTTCTATTTCTCAATGGCTAATACCATCCAGAAACTCACCCCCGATGGACAGCTTTCCCAGTTCGTAGAATTGCCTATACCGCCGAGTAGCTTCGCACTGGGGGTTAAATTCGGGCCGGATGGGTATCTCTATGCCGGGAGCGGCAGTTTCGACCCGGCGGACAATGCTTCTTATGTCTTCCGCATCGACGGCACTGGCGAAGCTACGCCGTTAGCTCATCTCGACCCTAATGGATTTCCCAACGATCTGGCATTCGACGGAGAAGGCAATACTTACGTAACCGATCCCTTCAATGGTCAAATCTGGAAGGTCGACCCGAACGGCCAATATGAGGTTTGGCTACAACACCCGTTACTGGAAGGCGACCACGATAACCCGGTTTTGGTGGGGCATTGGTTCGGCGCCGACGGCATTGCTTTCGATAAGGAAAAATCCAATCTCTACATCGGCAACATTGATAGTGGCGCCATCATTCGTATCCCCGTACTACCCAACGGCGAGGCAGGCACGCCCAACGTGTGGGTGCAGGATGACCGCTTGAAAGGCAATGACGGGCTGGCCTTCGACAAGTCGGGCAATCTCTACGTGGCGGTAAATGGGCAGGATGCTTTGGCGGTCATCGACCAAGATGGGCATCTATCCACACTGGCGCAAGGAACACCGCTGGATGGGCCATCGTCGCTGGTATTCGGAAAGAAGGCCGATGACAAGAAGACGTTGTATATTGCTAGCTTCGCCATAAGCCGAGCCTTGGGAGCACAGCAGGGAGCCCCGCACCCGAATCTCTCCAAGATCGAAGTAAATATTGGCGGGTTGCCGATTCCGTAG
- a CDS encoding helix-turn-helix domain-containing protein, which yields MANAFESIAQGLREAIALNEGEAVPANTYRPEEIDVGQLRRSLGLTQTEFAAKFCISLGTLRHWERGDRKPHGPALALLHVVAKEPQAVLRALA from the coding sequence ATGGCTAACGCATTTGAAAGTATCGCACAGGGTTTGCGCGAGGCAATTGCCCTCAATGAAGGTGAAGCAGTCCCTGCAAACACTTATCGCCCGGAAGAAATTGATGTGGGGCAATTGCGCCGCAGTTTAGGGCTTACGCAAACTGAGTTTGCAGCTAAGTTTTGCATCAGCCTCGGTACGCTCCGGCATTGGGAACGCGGCGATCGCAAACCGCATGGTCCTGCACTGGCCCTGCTGCATGTGGTTGCAAAAGAGCCTCAAGCAGTGCTTCGGGCACTGGCGTAG
- a CDS encoding IS110 family transposase translates to MFFIGIDVSKAKLDCSLLVDVSSSKRRAKSVANSKAGVGELLSWCAKQHAMTQELHAILEGTGVYHEQAALALADAGVTVSIVNPAQVKDFGRSLGVRTKTDGIDSLILARYGALLKPKIWTPPSREARTLQVLLSRREAIAQDLQRERNRLEKADVIDTPSRVHQSIVDSVAFLEQQLSKLQQDIDNHIDRHPNLKADRDLLLSIPAVGPQVSNHLLSIIHTHHFQSAEQLAAYLGLVPVERQSGSSVLGRPRLSKAGPAQMRAILYMAAIVATRYNLHLKALYQRLQERGKSKMSALCAVMRKLVHLCFGVLKTREPYRSDYGVKA, encoded by the coding sequence ATGTTTTTCATAGGCATTGATGTTTCCAAAGCCAAGCTGGATTGCAGCCTGTTAGTGGATGTCTCTAGCAGTAAACGCCGGGCCAAATCGGTTGCCAATTCTAAAGCCGGCGTCGGCGAACTCCTGTCCTGGTGTGCGAAACAGCACGCCATGACTCAAGAACTTCACGCTATCCTGGAAGGCACGGGAGTCTATCACGAACAGGCGGCGCTGGCTTTAGCCGATGCCGGAGTCACCGTCTCGATTGTCAATCCGGCTCAAGTCAAAGACTTTGGCCGTAGTCTCGGTGTTCGCACTAAAACCGATGGCATCGATAGTTTGATCTTAGCCCGCTACGGCGCCTTGCTCAAGCCCAAGATTTGGACCCCGCCGTCCAGAGAGGCTCGAACCTTACAAGTCTTATTGTCCCGCCGTGAAGCGATTGCCCAAGACCTGCAACGCGAGCGCAACCGGTTGGAAAAAGCCGATGTTATCGATACGCCATCCCGCGTCCATCAGTCCATTGTCGATTCTGTTGCCTTTCTGGAGCAACAACTCAGCAAGCTCCAACAAGACATAGACAACCACATTGACAGGCATCCCAACTTAAAAGCCGACCGTGATCTGTTGCTCAGCATTCCAGCAGTCGGGCCGCAAGTCAGTAATCACTTGCTGTCCATTATTCATACCCACCACTTCCAATCGGCTGAGCAATTGGCAGCTTATCTCGGGCTAGTGCCGGTGGAGAGGCAATCTGGCTCATCTGTTTTAGGTCGACCTCGCTTGTCTAAAGCGGGCCCTGCACAGATGCGGGCTATCCTTTATATGGCAGCTATCGTAGCAACCCGTTATAACCTCCACCTTAAAGCACTTTATCAACGGCTACAGGAACGGGGTAAATCGAAAATGTCCGCTCTATGTGCGGTAATGCGAAAACTGGTGCATTTGTGCTTTGGCGTTCTTAAGACCAGAGAGCCTTACCGATCTGACTATGGCGTTAAAGCTTGA